The Nocardioides zeae genome includes the window CGTGCGCAACCAGGGCGTGCTCCTCGACGGCGTCAACGCCGATCCCCACGCGCTGCTCGACCTCTGCTTCCGGCTGCTCGACGGGGCCGGCATCACGCCCTACTACTTCTACATGTGCGACATGATCCCGTTCGCCGAGCACTGGCGGGTCTCCGTCGCGGACGCGCAGCGGCTCCAGTCGGCGATCATGGGCTACCTGCCGGGCTTCGCCACGCCGCGCATCGTCTGCGACGTGCCGTTCGTGGGCAAGCGCTGGGTGCACCAGGTCGCGTCGTACGACGAGGTGCGGGGCATCAGCGGCTGGACGAAGAACTACCGCACGACGCTGGAGCAGGACGACCCCGAGGCGCTGGAGCGGCACTACTCCTACTACGACCCGATCCACACGCTGCCCGTCGAGGGCCAGGAGTGGTGGCGGGCCCAGGTGGCGGCGTCGCTCCCGGTCTGAGACCGCGTCGGGCGTGGTCCGTCAGGACACCGTGCGGTTCTCGTAGAAGGTCGTCAGCACGATGGTGGTGCGCGTCGAGACGTTCGCGGCCGCCCGCACGCGGGCCAGGAGGACCTCCAGCTCGGCAGGGGTCGCCGTGCGCACCTTGAGGATGTAGGACTCCTCCCCCGCCACCGACCAGCACGACTCGATCTCGCCGATGCCGCGCAGGCGCTCCGGGGAGTCGTCGGGCTGCGAGGGGTCGATGGGCCGGATCGAGATGAAGGCCGTCAGCGGCTGACCGAGCTGCTCGTAGTCGACGGTCGCGCCGTACCCCTTGATGACCCCGCGCTGCTCGAGGCGCTTGACCCGCTGGTGGACCGCCGAGGTGGACAGCCCCGTCGCCCGCCCGAGGTCGGTGAAGGACATCCGGCCGTCCTGGGCCAGGAGGGCGAGGATCTTCCGGTCCGTCTCTTCCACGGCGGACACGTTAGGGCATCGCGGCCCGGATGCCCCGGGGCGCGCGGGGCGCGCACGGCCCGCTGGTCCGTGGCAGGATCGCGCC containing:
- a CDS encoding Lrp/AsnC family transcriptional regulator, which gives rise to MEETDRKILALLAQDGRMSFTDLGRATGLSTSAVHQRVKRLEQRGVIKGYGATVDYEQLGQPLTAFISIRPIDPSQPDDSPERLRGIGEIESCWSVAGEESYILKVRTATPAELEVLLARVRAAANVSTRTTIVLTTFYENRTVS